The following are encoded together in the Ascaphus truei isolate aAscTru1 unplaced genomic scaffold, aAscTru1.hap1 HAP1_SCAFFOLD_1954, whole genome shotgun sequence genome:
- the LOC142477111 gene encoding mannose-P-dolichol utilization defect 1 protein-like, whose translation MEAAARGLLVPGVLTERCYDEFFLRLNLLDVLCLKVLLSKVLGICIIAGSVMVKVPQIVKIVRSGSAEGLSFKSVMLELLAITGTMVYSVTRGFPFR comes from the exons ATGGAGGCGGCGGCGCGGGGGCTGCTGGTCCCGGGGGTCCTTACCGAGCGCTGCTATGACGAGTTCTTCCTGCGGCTCAACTTGCTGGATG TTCTCTGCCTGAAGGTCCTGCTCAGTAAGGTTCTGGGTATCTGTATCATCGCGGGCTCTGTGatgg TGAAGGTGCCTCAGATAGTGAAGATTGTCCGCTCCGGCAGTGCTGAAGGCCTCAGCTTTAAGTCGGTGATGCTGGAGTTACTCGCTATAACTGGCACCATGGTGTATAGCGTCACACGCGGATTCCCCTTCAGGTGA